In Prochlorococcus marinus str. MIT 1214, one DNA window encodes the following:
- the fmt gene encoding methionyl-tRNA formyltransferase: MKIVFWGTPKYSAENLISIVSSGLDVIAVVTQPDKKRGRGNQLSPSPVKEAAMELGIPVFTTKSITKDQNTKDILKKLKADVYVVVAFGQILPREILDLPKLGCWNSHASLLPVWRGAAPIQWSIINDDATTGICIMYMEEGLDTGPVIEQEVTVINDSDNLELLTNRLSKISSKLLVKALERISHTKCINKSTMLDELNAVEQSKLNGNPSYARQIKKEDYLINWNKNARQIIKKIQGLYPNAYTLYKGKRIKILEATTNINNDQLLESQSIDTEPTEDNIPGEITMIDKQDGIKIMTNDFPIQIKCAQLEGKKPTDSYTFSVQCKLRINNILGN, translated from the coding sequence GTGAAAATAGTTTTTTGGGGAACGCCTAAATATTCTGCTGAAAATTTAATAAGCATCGTTAGCTCGGGACTTGATGTAATTGCCGTCGTTACTCAACCGGATAAAAAGCGAGGTCGTGGAAACCAATTGTCTCCATCCCCAGTAAAAGAAGCTGCAATGGAGTTAGGTATACCCGTCTTTACAACAAAGTCAATAACTAAGGATCAAAATACCAAAGACATTCTCAAAAAATTGAAAGCTGATGTTTATGTAGTCGTTGCTTTTGGACAAATTCTACCGAGAGAAATATTAGACCTACCAAAGCTGGGATGCTGGAATAGTCACGCATCTTTGTTACCTGTTTGGAGAGGAGCGGCACCAATCCAGTGGAGCATTATTAATGATGATGCAACGACAGGTATATGTATTATGTACATGGAAGAAGGGTTAGATACAGGACCCGTTATTGAACAGGAGGTAACGGTGATCAATGATTCAGATAATCTAGAGTTACTTACGAATAGACTTTCGAAAATATCCTCAAAGCTATTAGTTAAAGCACTTGAAAGGATAAGTCATACCAAATGTATTAATAAATCAACAATGCTAGATGAATTAAATGCTGTTGAACAGTCTAAATTAAATGGTAATCCGAGTTATGCAAGGCAAATTAAAAAAGAAGATTATCTAATAAATTGGAACAAGAATGCAAGACAAATCATAAAGAAAATACAAGGGTTATATCCAAATGCATATACTCTATATAAAGGTAAAAGAATAAAAATCCTGGAAGCTACAACAAATATTAATAACGATCAATTGCTTGAAAGTCAAAGTATAGATACTGAACCTACAGAAGATAACATACCAGGAGAAATAACTATGATCGATAAACAGGACGGCATAAAAATAATGACGAATGATTTTCCGATCCAAATTAAATGTGCTCAATTAGAAGGGAAAAAGCCAACAGATAGTTATACTTTTTCGGTTCAATGCAAACTTCGAATTAATAATATATTGGGTAACTAG
- a CDS encoding TerC family protein, with translation MDSASLRSLTPLLDGIDRWVELAPLLPIIVSLELVLSADNAVALASITKNLNNIDLQKRSLNIGIFIALIFRILVILAAQFILDFWPVKLIGGTYLISLSISKLISINEISTNENNNNKKTESSIVKVILLLSVTDLAFSIDSITAAVAISDQFLLVITGAIIGVIALRFTSGLFIKWLEIYTNLEKAGYIAVGIIGIKLILQLIFSQLVVPEYLFFLVMLILFLWGFSSKINNINYL, from the coding sequence ATGGATTCAGCATCTCTCAGATCCTTAACTCCTTTACTTGATGGTATAGATAGATGGGTTGAGCTAGCCCCTCTCTTACCAATTATTGTTTCGTTAGAGCTCGTATTGTCTGCTGATAATGCTGTAGCTCTAGCCTCAATAACAAAGAACTTAAATAATATAGATCTTCAAAAAAGATCACTAAACATAGGGATATTTATTGCTTTAATATTTAGAATACTTGTAATTCTTGCTGCACAATTCATCCTGGATTTCTGGCCAGTAAAACTTATTGGTGGTACTTATTTGATATCTCTATCAATATCAAAGCTTATCTCCATTAATGAAATTTCCACTAATGAAAATAATAATAATAAAAAGACTGAAAGTTCAATAGTAAAAGTTATCCTTCTATTATCAGTAACTGATTTAGCTTTTTCTATCGATAGTATTACTGCAGCAGTTGCTATAAGTGATCAATTTCTATTGGTTATAACAGGCGCAATAATAGGAGTTATTGCATTACGTTTTACTTCTGGGTTATTTATTAAATGGCTTGAGATATATACAAATTTGGAAAAAGCAGGTTATATTGCAGTTGGCATTATTGGGATAAAGTTAATCCTCCAATTAATATTCTCACAATTAGTCGTTCCCGAATATTTATTCTTCTTAGTTATGTTAATCCTTTTTCTATGGGGCTTTTCAAGCAAAATAAATAATATTAATTATCTCTAG